The window CATTTGAAAATTGTTTCTATGAAACCATTCTTATTAGCTATCCAAGCATTGTTGTTTGTCAAAGCTTCTGTCTTCCCGCGACATTTTCTGTTCATGAACCAACAAAGACCCTTGCAACTAATCAATTGATAGTTCATCAAGGTCTCTAGATTCCTCAATAGTGCAAACAACATAATTAAACTTTGGCCTCATTGATCGGAGAATTTTCTCAATAACAATCACATCATCCGTCTTCTCACCCTGAATGCGCATTTTGTTAATAATTGCCATTATTCTTGAGAAGAAATCAGAAACTGATTCTCTCAACTTCATCCAAAGTGTTATGAACTTGGATCGAAGTGCCTGAAGCTGCTGCCTCGTTGTCCTGGTTGATCCCTGAAACTTTTTTCATCGAAATCCATATTTGCTTGGAAGTTTCTTTGCTAAGAATTGTTTCCAAGATTGATCGATCAAAGGACTGGAACAGGAAATTTTTcgccttgagatcttttagatGCTGCCCTTCTAGTGCTGTTTTTTGTGCATATGATAAAATTGCACCAGCTGCTGGATCGAATATCCCTGCAGAGACTACCTACAGTAAGAAATTCTCCATTAATTGCTCCAATGATCATAGACTATCAAAGCGTGGGATCGCAAGTTGCTCAAATCTTTCGGAGTCagcaaaaaaataaacaaataaacaaagCTGTTACTTTGTGATTCTCTGCCTTACTCTGCTAACTTGGCTCAGGTGCCACTGTAGaacaattcaaaattcaatACATAGCAAAGTATAAAAGGAGTAAATAAAGCCAAGAGAGGAAGACCAAATCATACTTTCTATAACTGAGAAATTACAAATAAATAGACTTAAACTACGATGAATATAACTTCCACTACCTCACGTTTACTATCCAGTACACCATGTTGACCCACTAACTAATTGCCGGCAATCTAGAAAATAACCTAGTTAGATTtgctaatttaaaatactaggaCTTAGTCAAATAACCCACTGTACAACTAATCTTTAACATTTCTGTCCACTGGCACTCGAATGCCTCGATGATAGGATTCCATAACTGAGGTTAATTTGTTTGTGATTATTTGAAACACGTCATTAGAGCAAAAAAGTGGTAAAAAAACAGTATAGGGAAATCTATTTGTAAAACAATAGCGAGATGGTAAGGTTAAAAACATGTCTCTATTGGAATTGCAATTAAAACGTATCTAAAATGTCCTGACCTGCTGAGTGAAACAGTAATGATAAATAGCAGATGAAATTTCATCGATTGTTACTACAAAAGATTTATACAGTTTCGAGTACACTGCACATGGGTATTACACTGTCTTGTCTCTACACATCGTAGATCACCACAATTTAATTTTACACCTTCATATCACTATACTCTGGCTTTACATCAAAGTTCACACGACCCGATTGGCCATAAATGCATATTGTATGTTGTTATTCATATATTCATCTAATTTATCTCCCATAATTACTCTAATATGTAATTGATTGGCGTCAGTagttccactgattggttccgAAGCTTTATATAAGTTTTTTTATGTGTGTTCTGTATTTAAGTAATATGCTTTGGTAAGATCGTTTCAGTGCTGTTTTCACTCTGTATGTTCGTGCACAAAAAAACTAATAGTCGGAATATGACAAAAGCAAACTAGCCATTATAGAGTTGGTTTGTCTTAGTGAATATTGTCTATGTTGAAAGTTGTTGCATTGGATTATCTTAAATGGTTGACATCACTGTCGGGGCTACCTATTTTGCTAACAACTTCTACTACACTTCTGGAAAGCTCTATTGGTCTTGCGGTAGGGCAGCTATTCCTTTCCTGATTGACCGGGCTTTGTTATGCTTCCTGCTCTGTCTCTCCTTTTTGGTTTCGCTTACGTTTTATTGTTCCTGTAACTCATGCACTATAGCTATGCATGAGTTCGggattataaaaattattgtgTGTGTAGTTCTGAAAAATAACCAAGTTCTGGAACAGTTAACCTCAACTGACATTTTCACATTTTCAGCTTGATGTGCATTACTTTCATCGTCGTGCAGCCATCAATTCCAGTATTGGTCTGAACCCAACTCCTCTTCTGGAGGTTGCTGCAGCAGTTGGCTCCAAAGATATTGCGATTGGTGGTGAAATTAGTTTTGATACTACATCTTCTTCTTTTACCAAGTGCAATGCTGGAATAAGCTTCGACAAGCCTGATTTTTCTGCGGCCCTTGTACTGTATGTAACAGCTTCATGATTCTCTTACTTCACTCCAGTTAATCTGTTATATATAATATACGCTATATATTCTCACCCACCCATCATAGAACCCAACACATTATTTGACCATTAATAATAACCGAAGTAAAATGTGCACTGCTACTTCAAACTTCAAATTTGGAGGCACATTTATCAAGCAGAGGCAAGTTAAAAGGAAAGTATTTTTCTGTGTAAATTTATATTAACGTGGAATCAATTGCATGAGTAATTTATTTGACCATTAATAACCGAAACCTCTAGTCTTTTGGGTACCTTAAATGACCCTCATTCCTAATAGACAAAATTTGTACAATACTTGTGCTGGAATTCAATCTTCACTTGGACAGGACCGATAAGGGACAAACCATTAAGGCTTCATATCTTCATTCAGTAAATCCTGTGAACGGAACAGAGATAGCAGCTGAAATGACTCGCAGATTATCCAGCTTTGAGAACAGTTTCAGCATCGGAAGTGTGCACCAGATCAATCCTCTCACATTGGTGAAGACCAGATTCTCTGACAATGGAAAAGTTGCTATTTTGAGCCAACGAGAGTGGAGGCCTAAATCACTCGTGACCTTTTCAGCCGAGTACGACACAAAAGCTAGCAATGCCCCAAAACTTGGCCTTGCTATTGCTCTCAAGCCCTGAATATACTGTTAATTCAGCTGGATTTGAAATTTCATTATACACTTGAATTTTGATTCATTTTTTACCTGCCTCAAGTGGGttaaaattttcatatattGGGTTACTTGACCTTATTAAATTACTGTGGTGATATCGCATAAATGTTGCAAAAAATTGGATGATTGTTGTAACATGATTTTCCATGCcaataataatttttaccatGGGATTTTGTTGGCCTTTTTTTAGCTGTTTTGTGCTTACGCAGCATGAGttttttggaaaatattttgtGCGACTAATTTGTATGTTTGGATCATTATATTCTCGcattgttttttttattgtattaaCTATAATACAATAAAATGTTAGCCATTTTATATTTGAGGTAAAATCTAAACTACAAAACAAAATTTAGATAgatatacatttttattaaTAAACTAAATTTGCTTTTCCAATCCAaagaaaaactgaaataaattttttcttgaaaaacaGTGGGTTAATCTATATGTATCTATACTAGAAAAATTTTATAATCATTTATAAGAATTTACAAACACTACCATATTAATTGAGGCATGATAAAGATAAAAGAGTGAgttttatgtgagaccgtctcacggatcataatctgtgagacgggtcaaccatactcatattcacaataaaaagtaatattct is drawn from Primulina eburnea isolate SZY01 chromosome 10, ASM2296580v1, whole genome shotgun sequence and contains these coding sequences:
- the LOC140803010 gene encoding mitochondrial outer membrane protein porin 4-like isoform X2 — its product is MAGSPAPFSEIGRRARDLLTKDYNYDQKFILSIPSSTGMGITATGIKKDQNFIGDISTQYRSGRATVDVKVDTYSNVFIKVTVDDVLHGTKAAISFNVPDNKSGKLDVHYFHRRAAINSSIGLNPTPLLEVAAAVGSKDIAIGGEISFDTTSSSFTKCNAGISFDKPDFSAALVLTDKGQTIKASYLHSVNPVNGTEIAAEMTRRLSSFENSFSIGSVHQINPLTLVKTRFSDNGKVAILSQREWRPKSLVTFSAEYDTKASNAPKLGLAIALKP
- the LOC140803010 gene encoding mitochondrial outer membrane protein porin 4-like isoform X1 encodes the protein MWLTSMWYLHYRLFIFCRFNLNFLFEKGWREAPLHFQKLAGVLEGITATGIKKDQNFIGDISTQYRSGRATVDVKVDTYSNVFIKVTVDDVLHGTKAAISFNVPDNKSGKLDVHYFHRRAAINSSIGLNPTPLLEVAAAVGSKDIAIGGEISFDTTSSSFTKCNAGISFDKPDFSAALVLTDKGQTIKASYLHSVNPVNGTEIAAEMTRRLSSFENSFSIGSVHQINPLTLVKTRFSDNGKVAILSQREWRPKSLVTFSAEYDTKASNAPKLGLAIALKP